Within the Channa argus isolate prfri chromosome 12, Channa argus male v1.0, whole genome shotgun sequence genome, the region AAATGTGCTACTGGTGTGTTGCAGGAGATATTGGGACTTGTTTAAATAATTCATCACTTTTCCAAAATTCTCATTTTGTAACAAAACGTTTTAAATTTATTACACATTTGAAATTACTTTGATATTCAATTCATATAGATTCTCTCTCTATGTAAGTTTCTTTATGACAAAATTTGCCTTGTTTGATCTGATTTGTCTGTCTAAGAACAAAAGAATTGGATTGATGTTTGATGGAGGAGGAAGCAGTAAATAACTAATGACTATTCAATGTCCCttataataagtaataatagtTTTGGAGTTCTGTGGTACAAATCACTTGTTTAAGAGGGAGAAACAGCACAGTGTGGAAAATATTGAGATTACTTTAGGCTCATGTTGTatacaaacaataaatactGGGCAGTATTTTTCTGTCATGTAAGCATCATGATGAGCATTCATATTTTCATAGAACAAAGTTCATAATGTAGGAAATCATCAGTCATCACAGCCTGGCAGCCTATGACGGAGGGCTAACtaggaaaaaataaagtgtatCATATAAATTCAGCCTTTCAGTTTATAACCctggttttttatttttaattatcagtGTTTTTGTACCATGACCCCTCACTGACTGCTTGTAGCAGCACTTTTCCACTGTGGTGGCAACAGACAACAACCACAGGAAGACTGACCTTTGGCTGCACGCTGCCTGTTCCGCTGTGTTACTTTGTGGCAATGAAACCTGcaataaaaaccacaaaacaaaataaaacttgtcaTACaagttatttctgttttcactctCTCTTACACAGCTCCAgatgtgttgcttttgtttttcatctcattGATATTAGGTTAGAAATGTTAAACATAATAAGAAATCTATTACATGTTCATGCCAAGAGAACGTTGTATGTGCTGCACAAGTTAGCTGAAAATAAAGGGACATGGATTTATATGCAAGCTGGCAAAAGAATTTCAATCTTCCAAGGCTACAGACAAGTGAGTAAACAATGAGCAACAAGGTGAGAAATCTGCTCTGAAGCTGATCTTTACCCTCTGGGATCATCAACCCCAGAGGGAAGTCATTCATAGGCTTCACCTATCTGACAGCAGGTAAAGGGATGTCCCACAGCCATGTTCACAGATAAACTCTGGACAGTACCTGGAGAATCCGATCTTGTCCTTGTTGCCATCTCACACATGCAGCATCCAGTGGGACATTGTCCAAGTCAGACACGTTCCTACATGTGAAGACATTTAATTTCAGTGAAGGGTGGAACCTGGTCAGAACTTGGAGATGTTTCTacaaggctctgcctcccattctacttttggaaactgtGGGAACCACAGGTAGACTTGCACTTTACAGGAGAGAcactaatgaaggagaaattgGACTTTTCTGTCTAATTTAATGCCATTACTCTCACTGCAGAACTAGAGGACATAGCTAGGCCAGCCACACTTACTGCATTATTATTTAAGTTATCATATTTCAAATATGATAagctttgttatatttattatcAATACTGCTAAAGGAGGCCGAGGAAAAAACGTGAAGAATATAGAAGAGAGTAAATAGTAGTATAGTAGTATACTATTGGCAGCTGAGGTAAATAATTTTACAGGTAATTGGGTTATTTCAGTGTGTATGAAGGGTGATGGAGATTGTGGAGTCTTGTGGCACCAGGGACAAAGGACCAGGTATAGTGTCCCATCCTCTCATCCGGTGGGGACACCTGTCTCTCCTGCTCAGGAAACTTGGTATACACTGTAGGGGGTGGGAGGTGATACGTCCTCATTCTCCTTTGTCCCAATTTCTCTACTTAGTCCAGATAGCACCCAAGGACAAAGCTTGTCTTTCTTATGAGATtgtccacttcctgtctgcCCTGGCACAccacaaagtacaaagtgccTCATCCTACTACAGAGTTATAAAACAGTTCCAGAGGGTTGGAGTGCTCTTAGTGGGTCCTTCTTAGTACAGGGCTGACGTGGTGTCTGTCCAGTCCAGCTTTTACGTCTGGACAGTCTTTGTCCACACCCTGGTTTACTGTTCTAGCTGGAATTGTTTCTTTCTTGCACACCACTGGCTTCTTGGTCTAACATGTAGTTAATCAGTTAGAGGTCATTCCACTGATGCCACAGAGCAAGACCTGAATCACTGGTCTGTATTTATCTTCCACTCCATCAGTGATGCACTTGACACTTGAGTCAACAGAGAACGTCTGTGGATGACAGTGTGAAGATGTAGGTGAAGTCTGATGTATTGAGGTGAACATGAACGGAACATTTCTCTGAGGAGACCAACATCATGTCTGACACAAAACCTTGTAGTCTCACATACTGTGAGGTAGCCCACAGTCCTGGGGACCAGGCTCTGGTCCATCTCTGCTCCTCAAAGATAATCAAAGTGTCTCATTGCTTCCTGTTTTCTCGGGACACAACACTAATACTTATACATAATTATTACTGTTtctaattatatataattatacatAGTTCTGTCAAATATCACATGAAGACATTTTCAGGCTGGTGTACATACTTTTAACAAATTGCCTCCTTGTTGGATTAAATAATTTACACTGACTGTTCTGGCTATTtgtatatttactgtagttttagttttaatgttcaAATTTATGTCCTAAATTGGTACATCCCTCTGATTCTGAttacattttagtgtttgtaaTTGGAAGTCATCTCTGTGGACAGTCTGAACGAAGACGTGAAGACACGTATAATGCCCCTCCTCTTTCCATCAAACCCCCCTGTACAGACTCAACGGTGTCATTACAGAGAGACGATCACACACCATGAGGAGCGTTATCTTGGCATCAGCTCTACTTCTCTGCAGTAAGTACTGCTAATGACTTCTTCAACATCCACTGTCATATCTGATTTAAAGGTTTGTGTTACTTCACCAGCTGAGGactaaatgtgttgtttgtcttcttcctgctgtttgtttcaggCTGGATCTCTGTCTCAGGGTCTGAGTCTCACACTGTGGACGTCCAGCCCGGTCACAGTGTCACACTGCAGTGTAACAGCAGTTTGAACAATGCAACCTACACATTCTGGTCCAGACTCATCAACAGAACCACAATCAGCTGCATCTCCTCTAAGTATCAGTTGTTTAACAAACATCACTTTGAGGAAACTCAAAATGGCAGATATGAAATGAAATCTGGCATCTCCACAATCTTTCTCACAATCAAACATGTGGATGTTTCTGACTCTGGACAGTATCTCTGTGGATTTTACACGAATGGAAAAACAATACTTAAAGTAGTAGATTTAAATGTTCAAGGTAAGAATGAAgtcttgtctttcttttctgatCTACTCTTATTattgatttataaaaagaaaacaacctgAAATTAATCTAATCTTTCATTAAAGGCAGTGAAAAGTCACAGAATCATTCTGAGGTCTCATGTCAAAGTAAGattctgaaatattaaatatttcttttatttatctaatGTCTGATACAACATTTATATCATCTGACTGGATTAATTTAGtcaataagtgttttttttttatttattgattgtaGAAGAACCTGATGTGTTACCAAAGCTGATGAGTGTGATACTTGGTGCTGTGACTGTTTTCCTGGTACTGATCATCATTGTTCTGACTGTTAAATACAGGAAACTTCAGAAAGGTACTTTAAGACCTGAATCTCTGGTTTTAGTGGAGTAAAGTTATGCAGGTATAGTGAAATAATCTAAAACTTCCTCTGTCCCATAGGTCATAAGGAAGAACACAGTCCACAGAAAAAGAATCCAGACTCAGATGACCTTGACTATGCAGCGCTGAGTTTCAATctaaaagcaaagagaaatcGCAGGCCTCCGAGAGAGCTGGAGCCAAATGTTGTGTACGCTGCCACCAGATGAAGTCAGGAAGCATGTGGAAGTTCAGCTCAGAGTGGAACTGATGATTATTCTTGTTAATCAGATGATCTGATCTGACTTGTATGtttgttcaaaatgtttcaTCTTGAAATAAAGAGTTTATATTTGGATCAACTTTGTGCGGTTAAACTGTAATTTCTATCCATCTGTCAAACAACAGTGAGTGTAAAAAATGAGGTTTTTTGACAGGAAGAGACAGCACAGTGTCGAGTCATAGTGGGTGAGAACACCTGAGAGCAGAATAAGGTTTTTCTGTCGACAAACAGTCATCTGTCTGTCAGCACAGCCTGGTAACTAGTGAATCCATTAATGCAGATCAGCCTTTGTAGCCCCCcccctttttgtttgtgttattgttgTGTTCGTATCTAAACGCCCTCACCCCACCACCAACTGCCCAATGTGCTattttccactgtggtgacatACTCTTCTGTGTGTATAACAACCACAGGAAGACTGGCCTTCGGCTGCATGCACCTCTGTAACATTCACCCTTTGATCTGcatcagcaacaaaaaaatccaaatcgAAAGAAAACTACAAATGATACTTCCGCCTATTCCTCTCTCCCTGATGCAGACCTGTGTAGTAATAGCAGACCAGTTCAAAAAAGGGCCAGAATTACAAAGTTTTTGCAGATTTATGACATTTCCAAGATAGAGGAGTCTACCTTGCAGAAGTACCTCTACAGCCTTGAAATATTACATCTTAAATACATACTGGGCATTACATTGTGCAGAGAAGTTATACACACTCAGTACACAAAACTTTTACAATTCCATGTTTTCACAGCACTGTTCAATTTTACCTAAGTTTTTTACTTTGGTACTTTGGAAATTTGGTTTTAGCTCTATGAAGAGTTTTATTGTCTGCTAGTAGCCAGTTTTTCATTTGATTAAACTCTTTACCCAAGAATAACTTTAAAGGATAATTTCAATGTCTAAACTaatgatattttaaacaattccCATAAAAGACTCAATCCAATGAATTAGACCTCCACTTTTAGACCAATGTTATTgtccaaaaatgttaaataaccCTCcgcccccaaaaaaacaaacaaaaaaaaccatatCAGCCAGACCCACAACTCAGCTCTGTGACATGTTTAATCATTCCAAAAAACTTGGATGGTTAAATGCTCGAAAGGTCTGAAGTAAGCACGAGCATGAGATCCTCAGTGAAATTAGAAACTTAGAAATGAAGACAAACGTTATGTAGTGTAGTGCggctgctgcatttttaatcatttttgcttCATAAAGGAGTCTTCAGCAAAGCAAAAGTGACAATGCAATTCACAGACGCTGCGAAAAGAGCAAACTCATTGTTGATTTTAATGAGCAAACTCATTGTTGTCTGTCTGGGGATTTTTGAAAAGTGAATAACTTACAAAATGACTGTAAACCAAAATTACTGATTCATTGACTTAATGTGTCACACTGATGTACAGGACACATTATGTATGAACACTAAATTGGTTTTACTGGAGAAGAAACTTGAAAAAGTGCATCGTTCCTTAGTACAGAACATGCCTGCTTGTCTTCTTGCAGTCAGtaataaatgataaacatgGTTAACAACCCGAAACTAAAAAAAGTCTATTTTAAAGTCCTGCTGATACAAGGAGGCCCAGCACCAGAACCCTGTTTAACGGCCAAAGTGTCCTCAAAAACAGATGCCGATGCTCATACGGTTTGAAAGCGATAAAAAGATGTACACCCCGCCTCTTTCCATCAAACCACCTGTACAGACTCAGACTCAGTGTCATTACAGAGAGACGATCACACACCATGAGAAGCGTTACCTTGGTATCAGCTCTACTTCTCTGCAGTAAGTACTGCTAATGACTTCTTCAACATCCACTGTCATGACTGATTTAAAGGTTTGTGTTACTTCACCAGCTGAGGACTAAATGTCGTTTGTCTtcttcctgctgtttgtttcaggCTGGATCTCTGTCTCAGGGACTGTGGACGTCCAGCCTGGTCACAATGTCACGCTGCAGTGCTCCAACATTTTAACTCAAAGTCCAACTCATAAATTCTGGTCCAGACTCATTAATAGAACCAGGGTCGACTGTATCTCCTCAATGTACGGGTCTGAACCCAACGCTAAATTCTGTAATAGAATTCAAAAAGGCAAATATGAAATGAGATTCAACATCTCCACAGTCTTTCTAACCATCAAACAAGTTGATGTTTCTGACTCTGGACTGTATTTCTGTGGATTTTACAAGGACAGTCACACAATACTTCAAGTGGTAGATTTAGATGTTCAAGGTAAGAAAGAAGTCTTGTCTTTTACTATATATTTTGTGATATATTGTATTTACACtctcattaataataaataaaaatctaaattatatCTAATATTTAAAGGCAACGATGAACCAATTCATGATGATACCATGTTTCAAAGTAAGACTTTTCTAAATATTTGTCTCTTTGTTCAAACTTTTGAAGTATGTAAAATTCCACACTGGACTCAGTTTAGCATATTTTTATTGCAGTCGCTAAAGACGTTATAATGTTTCTTGTAGAAGAACCTGATGTGTTTCCAAAGCTGATGAGTGTGATACTTGGTGCTGTGACTGTTTTCCTGGTACTGATCATCATTGTTCTGGCTGTTAAATACAGGAAATTTCAGAAAGGTACTTTGAGAGTTTATAATTGGTTTTGGTCACTTGACGTgctaataacataaaaaaaaaattaaaaatcctaAACTTTCTTTATGCCAAAATGCAGTTAACAGTCATATGTGGTCTATGAGTCTGAATAAATTAACTGTCCAGACATTTCTCTTTTCTAGCTCATAGCGATGAAATCAGTCCACATATGCATAATCTGGACTCAGATGAGCTTAACTATGCAGCACTGAGTTTCAATCAAAAGGCAAAGAGAAACTGCAGGCCTGCGTCACAGAGAGAGCTGGAACCAAATGTTGTGTATGCTGCCACCAGATGACCTGCAGGTCACTGTGGAACTGATGCTTTATCACATCAATCTGCAAATGTTCAacagttgttttccttttttaaataccttTGCCCACAAATCCCATATTGAAATAAAAGAACTCTTATTTGTGGCAGATTCACaatattttgagttttatttctgttttaatttctcatgtcagcaaaaaaaaaaaaaaaaaaaaacaggagggtGCTGTGATAAAGGAGGAGCCAGCTTAGACAGTCCCTCATATATCGATGTACATAAAGGTCTGCAGcaaagtgagtgagtgagctgCATATTGCATCTCACAGGAAGAAACAGCCAAGTGTGGTCTGAGAGCAACTGATGCTTGCATGCATAAATCATCAGTGCTCTGTTGTTATTTTCCATTGTGGTAATCAACAAATGCCCTTGTAACTGCTAAAACTAAAGCTTTAACCACAGGAAAACACGCCGTAACCTCTgtgcatcacaaacacacaacctttGTTATCCAAAACCGTTAATATCCAAtcaaatgtttactttaaaCAAGTGGTATCCAGAGATTTCTTTCCgttaattagaaaataataaattatctaTATGCATTTTACCATAAATGAAATACATGTCATGCAACTATGCCCCAGCACttgtaaaaccacaaatgtttaACAAGGAAGTTGTATTCTAGTTGTGTTCTCACCCAACTAATTATAGTTGGGTGAGAACACAACTAGACTTGTAGGAAATAGCTCATTCTTTAGTTGCAATGCAACATAgcaatatttattatttcagtctGACATGTTGAAATCACTATTTATAATTTTGATTCAAATTGTATAGATTTAGGGCTTTACTTGTATAAAGAGTTTTAATGGTAGGTGTTTGAGATAAGTGACaaaatgtgggggaaaaaaattttatttttgttttcagtagtGATAAGTAAAAGTCCAGTGACTTGCTAATAAACTCCCCAAAGTGCTGTTAGAAATAAAACACTACCGCTCTAATAAGgcagacaaaacattttgcactGTGAAAACGTTTCCCTCTGCTGGCACTCAGTGGTATCcgaagatgaagaaaaacaaccacCAAATTAAAACTACGACTTAAAAATGGACACAAATTTAGAGCgtgagcattaaaaaaaaaaaacttggactAGTGCTGTCTTCAGACTTACTGAAAGTTTTATGTTTTCCTATATTTGAACAAATTCCAAACATTTCCAAGTGCAACTATAAAGCCTTAACTTTAAACAGCAACACCAGCGCTTAAATTCACTATAACCGCAGCTACAACTCTAACCTCAGTTCTTTCATGGCAGCAACCAAATCAAACGCCTttgttgtggattttttttttttgtctgatgaAAAAAAACCTTAACGTTTAACTATGCAATCTGAAAAATGTTCTGtattaaaacagcattttttttaatactcaaAGAAAACAAGTTTCAAAGGTTGTCATTAACAAACAAAGTCTAGAAATTCAAAGTAGGCATATTCATTTATGTAAAACGTAAGAATACAGTCTTTGCTGAGTAACACGTGCACTGCAGTCAGCAACTTTAACACCAGCAGGCGATTTTAATGTTTCAGAGGACAGTGGTCAGCATGCGGTTATTGCTGATCATGATCTACAGGTGACAGAGTGAATCACAGCTTATAAGTGGAAAATACCAATACAGACTCTGTCAACTACATCATTAAAATCACTGCAGATTCAATAGTTTCTGATAAGTGCATCACAAAGTGTTGTGGTTTTAATACTGAAACCCTACTTCAAATTGGTTGTAGCATATTTGATCATAACACTACCAATTGTTTAATCTTGAATAGACTGGTCTCTTGTAAACCTATTAAGTTTGACTCTTGCAGCTATGAGAAACACAAGAAATAACAGATTTGATAGCAGCATTTACCAGGGAGTCCAtcttatttgaattattttattcatgcagGTCAGAATTCAAAATGGCAATACAAAATCAGAGTGTCTAAACTTCCCACATGCATCAAAATTCTGTGTAAAATCCTTCAATATAATGACCTTGTTATTATTTAATCAAGGTTTTAAATCGATAGTTTCTATAAAACTaaagttttattacattttcataaatccAATCAGCCAAAATCTTATCTAATCTTATCTCATCAACTCAAACCTGtcctgttttttccccccccgattatttttaaaaacattcttcCCCAATTAACCAtggatttgaaattattttgtttgctttaagtgcctaaaaaaaaaggttaactACACCTGCATCTTAGTTATCTGCCAGCTAACACTAGCAATACATACACAGCAGGTGTTTTCATTCAATCAGCTAACAGTCAAAAACCTACAAAACTTCCTCCCCACTGCTACAGAGCTCTTTAACAAATAACTTGCATATCTACCTGTATAACAGTTTAACATGTGAATCCATATGCATTCATTTCTAAGTCAGCAGTCCATAAAGCCCTTCACTTACCTGTTGACTGAAGGATTTCATCTCCCCCAGATTCAGAGTAAACTAGTCTCAGCTACGAGATCTCATCTGGTTGAGCATGGCCGGAATGTGTTATGCCCTCATTCACTTAGAAGAGGATATGAACAAGTTTCCATTTTAGCACTGAAGGGGACAAGCTAACAGGTTAGGCTGATGATTGACAAGAGTTGTAGGCATTTGAAACAAAACCAGGGAGGAGAGATTTGTTTAATCAGCGTGACGATTTTAGCAACTTGTACGACAATACATCATTAAGACACGCATTATCATATTTGAGAGATTTGGCCTTTCTGAATCAATTCAAGCGGTCAAACTAATGACATGTTTAAGCGCAGGGCATGATTTTGAGCACAACATTACTGCACAAATCcgctttatttaaaatgaaaaaagtacgACAATTGACAGGTACATGTAAACGCCTTTTGGTAACTGCGCCATCAACAGTTACTTTCTACATGTCAAACTCCTACGTCTTTTTACAGTAATGTTGAGGTTTGGTTTTTCAACGTGCAGATTTGACTTAATACCAAACATGATTTAGGTCAGTTAAATCTATTCACAAGTATCGCCTAGAAACTGCTGCTGAAAGGACTCAGCCTTCTAAGGTAACACACAACATCAGAACACtaattattcaaatttaaaggtacaaataaaaatgaaaaaaacgcCTAACTCAGACGTCAAGCATTAAAATTCTACAGCACATTGACAAACTGAAACAattaagggaaaaaaagtaCGAGAGGAAAAACTGTcccaaattaataaaatcaagaACAGACGTGGACGCCACAGTTCCTCCTGTGAGCATCTCAGGGGAACATAACGCGCTCAGCCACAGACAGGAAGAGGATAGCGTCACGCACATCAGGAGGCGGCGAGCGGCGACGCAGTCGGACGACGATCCTGAAAGAAGAGCAAATGACACAAATGACCTGTCTGCAACTGTGAATACAGAGCACGCTGTTCCATCGTAGTTAACTATATGTTGACTTTTCCGAGTACTGTGCCTCGAGACCTCTTCAGCCAGAGAGAGCCCAGACTTTACAGTCCGTCAGATTACATCATGGTGAAAACTTAGGGTTTCTTAAGCACAAGTCAGCGCACAGATGGGCAAACGAACTTACAAGTTGTTGAATACCTTCCTACGCATGATGTTTCAAACCTTGTTTTACCACAAGATCTAGAGCGTGCGAAACAGGTCACAAGCTGCCTCTGCCTTTACAGGAACGAaagataatttttaaaaaggtataaaCACCATTCTACCTTTAACCTATTCTCACCTTCACGTTGCCAGTGCCTTGCTTAATAAGCGTAGCGTGCAGGCGGTGGCGGAGGCAGCCGTTCAGCGTAGGGGTCCCTGGCACGTGGAACTCCATATGCCGGAACCCGGGAAACCGGAGAGAGTCGAGATCGCTCGTAGGAGTAACCATTACTGGCAGGGGGCATTGGCGTGCTACCCGCTCTCCTGAGAGGGCTGCGATCTCGGGCATAGTATGAGGACGGTGGAGGTGGGAGGGGTCGACGCTCATATGGGTCAAGCGACGAAGTCATAAGACGGTCTCTAACGACGGGGGGAGGGGGAGGCGGAGGGGCGCCAGCACGCTGATCTTCGTAGGAGGCAATGCCATATGGCCGAGCTCTGTACTTCTCATAGTAATCTACCACGCCGTATCGGTCCCTCTCACCATCATAGGGACGGTCAGGATAAACAGCACGTCTAGGGGGAGGAGGTGGCAAAGGAGGGGCTGGGTAACCTGGGGGTATATGACTGAGGCGGCCTCTCAAGTAGCTGGGTGGGGGAGGCTCATGCCGCTCTCCTGGATAACGAGGAGGCCAATAGCCACCTCGGTCTggcggaggaggaggatagTCATCCCGTTCTTCATGTCTGGGCCGGCTCTTGGAGATCTGGACATGGATGCGCttacctaaaaagaaaaaaaagaaaaaaaacacaggcaccCAAAGGAACAACATAATCAGGTTTCAAATAATTGCACATAACTATGTCTCACCTTGTTTTACATATGGGCCATTTCTTACCTTGAAATTCAGTGTTGTCCAGACCCTTGATGGCATCCATGGCCTCATCAGAGTTAGACATgtgtacaaatgcaaaattcTTGACAACAGCACACTCTGTGACTGTGCCATATTCTTCAAAGAGGGCACGTAGCTCATCATCAGATCCCTTTTCTACATTGGCTACATGCAATTTGACTGAGCCCTGATTCTTCCCGTGGCTGGCCTCCACGTTGATCGGTGTGCCGTGAAGCTTGTAGAGGTGCAAGTTCTTGATGGCTTTGGTGGCGGCCTTGCGGTCATCCATGTGGACAAAGGCATAGTTCTTGATGATGGCACATTCAGTGACCGTGCCGTACTGGGTAAAGAGTGCTTTAATTTCATCCTGGTCCGCCTCTCGTGGCAAGTTTCCCACAAAGATTTTTACCATTGTTAAAGATCTGTTTCAAGGGGGTttagagaaaaggaggaaagcGAGAAGGGAAAATGTCTATTAGATGGTAGTTAAATCAATGTCGGTTTTCCATGTGTGgattaaaagtataaaacatgtaaatctaAATACTTGCTTTGATACGATCACCGCAGCAAACTGTTACAGGCCTGTTTACTGCAAAATGGCTGACGCCATTCCAACTTCACGCATCATGTTAACTCGGATACCTCACAGATTTAACGTAATATACACATTTTCTAATCATCAAAACATATCAAATGCACGTGCTATTGTAGGGATACAATAGGGCAAGAAAGCATAGATTAATTCAGACTATTCAATTTGAAATGTTGTTATTGCTGTTAGCTTCAGTTAGCTTGCTAGTCCAGCCGCGCTAACGTTACAACACAAAGCACCGCAGTCGACATTAACATACAAGCGCAAAGACACAAACGGGCGAGCTAACACTCAAAGGTTATTAGATGCTGCAGAGGTTTCTAATAGAGTGAACTGAGCATCCAAATACCAACGTATTGCTTGGAGGTTACCTTTTAACCCTGCGGCCACTTCAAAAAATGCAGTCCTTCTTCGAGATTCTAACTTCcgcttgtatttttttttttccccagcaagCGCgtcctgtttttcttcttcgtCTTTCACGCTTCTTTAGGATCCCAACCAACACTGCCGCCTAAAGCGCAGGTGGGAGTAGCAATCCATCCCGGTTTAGAAAGGACTAATACGCGTTTTAGCGGCCGTATCgctttattatattatatttttttattataagtttgtgtgtgtaaatgtactgatGCTGTTTTGTTCCAGCAGCCCTGAATCACCACCCAGTTCAACAAATTCACTAAACAACGGTCACTCTTTGCTCCTAGGATCGATATTGTCTGTCCGCGATTGTAGGGACACAGAAGGAATGCGTGTTACGCCCTGAGCTGATGTGTAACGGTTTAATTTGATGTCTTTACAGCTTCCCGTTCTCTGCTTGTAAAGTGCAAGGTCAACTTATAATACGTGTAATGAGCCCTTTCTTTTTCACCTTACATCATGTGGGAATTTCCAATTCTTGCGATGCGTTCACTTGCTCATCTGTAAATGCCAGGTTTATCAACAA harbors:
- the LOC137138223 gene encoding RNA-binding protein 4.1-like — encoded protein: MVKIFVGNLPREADQDEIKALFTQYGTVTECAIIKNYAFVHMDDRKAATKAIKNLHLYKLHGTPINVEASHGKNQGSVKLHVANVEKGSDDELRALFEEYGTVTECAVVKNFAFVHMSNSDEAMDAIKGLDNTEFQGKRIHVQISKSRPRHEERDDYPPPPPDRGGYWPPRYPGERHEPPPPSYLRGRLSHIPPGYPAPPLPPPPPRRAVYPDRPYDGERDRYGVVDYYEKYRARPYGIASYEDQRAGAPPPPPPPVVRDRLMTSSLDPYERRPLPPPPSSYYARDRSPLRRAGSTPMPPASNGYSYERSRLSPVSRVPAYGVPRARDPYAERLPPPPPARYAY
- the LOC137137782 gene encoding uncharacterized protein, whose translation is MRSVILASALLLCSWISVSGSESHTVDVQPGHSVTLQCNSSLNNATYTFWSRLINRTTISCISSKYQLFNKHHFEETQNGRYEMKSGISTIFLTIKHVDVSDSGQYLCGFYTNGKTILKVVDLNVQGSEKSQNHSEVSCQKEPDVLPKLMSVILGAVTVFLVLIIIVLTVKYRKLQKGHKEEHSPQKKNPDSDDLDYAALSFNLKAKRNRRPPRELEPNVVYAATR